In Prunus dulcis chromosome 1, ALMONDv2, whole genome shotgun sequence, the following are encoded in one genomic region:
- the LOC117614641 gene encoding VIN3-like protein 2, with translation MNNPEARASDMQSLFSGFVLDPEKCSRLSLGEKRELVHEIAQWSKDAPGILSSFTRRELLEIICAEMGKERKYRGYTKPKMIAQLLKVVSEKSKSNTKSSPAFSPAKTQTGKKRKRDVEASFQPLIGPGRVSPVTSQEGHPKFQVCQNVACRAALGSEESFCKRCSCCICHLFDDNKDPSLWLTCGSDTADENGPCGISCHLECALKHEKAGIMKNGCCPELDGSFYCIACGKVNDLMRTWRKQLMIAKEARRVDVLCLRISLSYKILSGTEKYQKLQNTLETAIKKLKNEVGPLEQVCAKMARGIVNRLSCGADVQKLCNSAVESFNSVFSDPCPVHVEKEERATCRIQFEDSTPTSVVIVLEYEDLLFNNFLGCRLWHRKSDVKDYPDQPSFIVLRPEKRFTLTNLHPSAEYFCKVSLFSNAGVLGVWEAKWVTPALYDSSVMLENQRREENVAVVQNHSQEESTNSSDIKLASGDHAAKLQSSNGINKNQSKRLYSLPSLTETASLIKAVSPLTPSKSNGMRKVPGFRCTKRAEESDYDYSVRAIKWLEHEGNIDEDFRVKFLTWFSLKANMQERRVVRVFVDTFTDDPSSLAGQLIHSFGDKICCPQKNDQIFSIGLTQGCAIKF, from the exons ATGAACAACCCAGAAGCGAGGGCTTCAGACATGCAGTCTCTGTTCTCAG GTTTTGTACTTGACCCTGAAAAGTGTAGCAGGCTAAGCttgggagagaagagagaactAGTTCATGAGATTGCCCAATGGTCAAAAGATGCCCCAGGAATCCTTAGTTCGTTTACCCGTAGGGAGCTTCTTGAAATTATCTGTGCCGAAATGGGTAAGGAGAGGAAGTACAGAGGATATACAAAACCTAAAATGATAGCACAGCTTTTAAAGGTAGTATCTGAGAAATCTAAGAGTAATACTAAAAGCTCTCCTGCATTTTCTCCTGCCAAAACTCAAACgggaaagaaaaggaaaagggacGTAGAAGCTTCCTTTCAACCACTCATTGGCCCAGGTCGTGTTTCTCCTGTGACTAGTCAAGAAGGACACCCTAAATTCCAAGTCTGTCAGAATGTAGCTTGCAGAGCTGCCTTAGGGTCAGAGGAGTCTTTTTGCAAGAGATGTTCTTGCTGTATCTGTCATCTTTTCGATGATAACAAGGACCCTAGTCTATGGTTGACCTGTGGCTCTGATACTGCTGATGAGAATGGTCCATGTGGAATTTCATGCCATCTGGAGTGTGCTCTAAAGCATGAAAAAGCTGGCATTATGAAGAATGGTTGCTGCCCAGAGTTGGATGGAAGCTTCTATTGCATTGCTTGTGGAAAGGTTAATGATTTAATGAG AACCTGGAGAAAACAATTAATGATTGCAAAGGAGGCTAGAAGAGTGGATGTACTGTGTCTACGAATTTCTCTATCTTACAAAATTCTTTCAGGAACGGAGAAATACCAGAAACTACAGAACACTTTAGAAACTGCTATTAAAAAGCTGAAGAATGAAGTAGGCCCACTGGAACAGGTCTGTGCAAAGATGGCGCGTGGAATTGTTAACAGGCTCTCTTGTGGTGCTGATGTTCAGAAGTTGTGCAATTCTGCAGTGGAATCTTTTAATTCAGTGTTTTCTGATCCTTGCCCTGTCCATGTGGAAAAGGAAGAGCGAGCAA CTTGCCGCATCCAGTTTGAAGACTCAACCCCTACTTCTGTTGTCATCGTGCTAGAATATGAGGATCTTCTTTTTAACAACTTCTTGGGCTGCAGGCTGTGGCATCGTAAGTCTGATGTGAAGGATTATCCAGACCAACCCTCTTTCATTGTTTTAAGGCCAGAGAAGAGATTTACTCTCACCAATCTCCATCCCTCAGCTGAATATTTCTGCAAGGTTTCTTTGTTTAGCAACGCAGGAGTATTGGGTGTTTGGGAAGCTAAATGGGTCACACCTGCATTGTATGATAGCTCTGTTATGTTAGAGAATCAGAGAAGGGAAGAGAATGTAGCAGTTGTTCAAAATCATTCCCAAGAAGAATCAACCAATTCTAGTGACATCAAATTAGCTTCTGGAGACCATGCTGCGAAGCTTCAATCCTCGAATGGCATCAACAAGAACCAGAGCAAAAGGCTCTACTCACTGCCTTCTCTAACAGAAACTGCTTCTTTGATCAAAGCAGTTTCTCCATTGACACCCAGTAAATCCAACGGAATGCGTAAAGTACCAGGTTTCAGGTGTACAAAGCGAGCAGAGGAAAGTGATTACGACTACTCTGTGAGAGCAATCAAATGGCTAGAGCATGAGGGCAACATAGATGAAGATTTTAGAGTAAAATTTCTTACTTGGTTCAGTCTGAAAGCTAATATGCAAGAACGAAGAGTGGTCAGAGTATTTGTGGACACGTTCACTGATGATCCATCGAGCTTGGCTGGGCAGCTCATCCATAGCTTTGGGGATAAGATTTGCTGTCCCCAAAAGAATGACCAAATTTTTAGCATTGGTCTTACACAAGGTTGTGCCATCAAATTTTGA
- the LOC117616812 gene encoding protein SICKLE, with amino-acid sequence MDESEKRKERLRAMRTEAEEAEASHSVTTSAAPGYLSNPLAEDSAAIPVHKEPCAPSRFDFYTDPMAAFSSDTKRVKVGNQIVPSNFGRSNTGGSPMARLSSALSGGPRNPEMTAPPSHQFQSNYSPDQRMYQVQQGFCQNFGPQRNPIGIARPFPMHHGNPPEVWNGAEGAANYSFPSDPSRECRFPGPGFRPPGSPGFRPPGSPGFRPPGSPGLRPQGSSGFGPPGSPGFRPPGSPGFGPQGSPGFGPPGSPGFGRPASPGFRPLGIPGSNSGQGRGHWRSNSPSPHSVHGGNTSPSSSSGRGGGHWSTSPGSGRRGGRGLGSHGRSTMEKQLGPERYYNDSMVEDPWKFLKPVIWKGVDTPMKRFYSPGSSKPPIEKSSSTKDASISEGSNKSTSQPSLAEYLAASFNDAVKDTPTT; translated from the exons ATGGACGAATctgagaaaagaaaggaacgACTAAGGGCAATGCGCACAGAAGCTGAAGAAGCTGAAGCTTCTCATAGTGTTACAACTTCAGCTGCCCCTGGTTACCTTTCCAATCCGTTGGCTGAAGATAGTGCAGCTATACCAGTGCACAAGGAACCTTGTGCTCCTTCTAGGTTTGACTTTTACACAGACCCTATGGCAGCCTTCTCTTCTGACACTAAAAGGGTTAAAGTTGGCAACCAGATTGTGCCAAGTAATTTCGGACGTTCAAATACGGGTGGTTCTCCTATGGCAAGGCTTTCGTCAGCTCTTTCAG gagGACCAAGGAACCCTGAAATGACTGCTCCTCCATCCCATCAGTTTCAGAGCAATTATTCACCAGATCAGAGAATGTATCAAGTACAACAAGGTTTCTGTCAAAACTTTGGTCCTCAAAGAAACCCCATAGGAATAGCGAGACCATTCCCTATGCATCATGGAAATCCACCTGAAGTCTGGAATGGAGCTGAAGGTGCTGCCAATTATAGTTTTCCATCTGATCCTTCAAGAGAATGCAGGTTTCCTGGCCCTGGGTTTAGACCACCAGGAAGCCCTGGATTTAGACCACCAGGAAGTCCTGGATTTAGACCACCAGGAAGCCCTGGACTTAGACCACAAGGAAGCTCTGGATTTGGACCACCAGGAAGCCCTGGATTTAGACCACCAGGAAGCCCTGGATTTGGACCACAAGGAAGCCCTGGATTTGGACCACCAGGAAGCCCTGGATTTGGACGACCTGCAAGCCCGGGATTTAGACCACTAGGAATCCCTGGTTCCAATAGTGGGCAAGGCAGGGGGCACTGGCGTAGCAATAGTCCAAGCCCTCATTCAGTTCATGGAGGCAATACTAGTCCTAGTTCAAGTTCAGGAAGAGGTGGGGGGCACTGGAGCACAAGTCCTGGATCGGGACGGAGAGGTGGAAGAGGGCTGGGCTCTCATGGTCGTTCTACAATGGAAAAACAATTGGGGCCAGAGCGGTATTACAATGATTCCATGGTTGAAGACCCATGGAAGTTTTTGAAACCTGTAATCTGGAAAGGGGTAGATACTCCCATGAAACGTTTCTACAGCCCTGGCTCTTCAAAACCCCCAATTGAAAAATCTAGTAGCACAAAAGATGCTAGCATTTCAGAAGGCTCAAACAAGTCCACTTCACAGCCAAGCTTGGCAGAATACTTGGCCGCCTCATTCAATGATGCTGTCAAGGACACACCAACTACATAA
- the LOC117616236 gene encoding uncharacterized protein LOC117616236: MATNEGFQGVSNCYVFKSQLQEYAQKVEIPTPVYETIKEGPSHEPSFKSTVIVNNVRYDSLLGFSNRKLAEQSAAEVALVELAKSGDINQSISQPIHETGLCKNLLQEYAQKMNYAIPLYQCQKEETPGRVPLFSCTVEIGGIRYVGAAAKTKKEAEIKVARTALLAIRSSKSESSMEPVGNTQLTVLPSKKRRAESNTKSEETANVPKPKKGRFKKRNFKKKLSGDMVGQTQVRNVGDMEVNVGSEISGGGANPSVKPMDAEVTPNAHDSMSHVIPSENQTSASEPGSVPQVNTFSAKKGESTASFFNHGDYGTLDEGAFPISYGNITPLAKEVNMVSGAAEVVSLANNSNLQLFNHGDDNGTLDVEAYPISCGNITSVAEEENMVSGAGESISLANNSNLQLFNHGEDNGTLDVDPISCGNITSVAEEANMVSKVGEAVSLANNSSLQLFNHGDDNGTHDVGAYPISCGNITSVAEEVNMVSGAGEVVSVADNSNLQLFNHNDNRTLDVGANPISCGNITSVAEEANMVTKAGEAVSLANNSNIHYLEASSVMAGLNQSGNESKQV, from the exons ATGGCCACAAACGAGGGCTTTCAAG GTGTTTCAAACTGCTATGTATTCAAGAGCCAGTTACAAGAATATGCACAAAAAGTGGAAATACCTACACCAGTATATGAGACTATAAAAGAAGGTCCTTCTCATGAGCCTTCCTTTAAGTCCACAGTAATAGTTAACAATGTTAGATATGATTCTTTGCTTGGGTTTTCCAATCGTAAGTTAGCAGAGCAGTCAGCTGCTGAAGTTGCTCTCGTGGAGTTAGCTAAGTCTGGTGATATCAATCAATCCATCTCTCAACCTATT CATGAAACTGGTCTGTGCAAAAATCTGCTTCAAGAGTATGCACAGAAGATGAATTATGCTATTCCTTTATATCAGTGCCAGAAGGAAGAAACTCCGGGTAGAGTGCCACTATTTTCATGTACTGTAGAGATCGGGGGAATTCGTTATGTTGGAGCTGCGGcaaaaacgaaaaaagaagCTGAGATAAAAGTAGCTAGAACTGCTCTGTTAGCTATCCGGTCAAGTAAATCTGAGTCATCTATGGAACCAGTTGGCAACACTCAGTTAACAGTGCTTCCATCTAAAAAAAGGCGGGCAGAATCAAATACTAAATCTGAAGAGACTGCTAATGTTCCCAAACCAAAGAAAGGTCGATTTAAGAAGAGAAACTTCAAAAAGAAACTCTCAGGAGACATGGTGGGCCAGACTCAAGTTCGAAATGTAGGTGACATGGAAGTAAATGTTGGTAGTGAAATATCAGGAGGGGGAGCTAATCCATCTGTTAAACCAATGGATGCAGAAGTTACACCAAACGCTCATGACTCGATGTCCCATGTTATCCCAAGTGAGAATCAAACGTCTGCCTCGGAACCTGGTTCGGTTCCCCAGGTTAATACTTTTAGTGCAAAAAAGGGAGAGTCAACAGCTTCGTTTTTCAATCACGGCGACTATGGGACTCTTGATGAGGGagcatttccaatttcataTGGAAATATAACTCCCTTGGCCAAGGAAGTGAATATGGTGTCCGGAGCAGCGGAGGTGGTTTCACTTGCAAACAACTCCAACCTACAGCTTTTCAATCATGGCGACGACAATGGGACTCTTGATGTGGAAGCATATCCAATTTCATGTGGAAATATAACTTCTGTGGCCGAGGAAGAGAATATGGTGTCTGGAGCAGGGGAGTCAATTTCACTTGCAAACAATTCCAACCTACAGCTTTTCAATCATGGGGAAGACAATGGGACTCTTGATGTGGATCCAATTTCATGTGGAAATATAACTTCCGTGGCCGAGGAAGCGAATATGGTGTCCAAAGTAGGGGAGGCGGTTTCACTTGCAAACAACTCCAGCCTACAGCTTTTCAATCACGGCGACGACAATGGGACTCATGATGTGGGAGCATATCCAATTTCTTGTGGAAATATAACTTCTGTGGCCGAGGAAGTGAATATGGTGTCCGGAGCAGGGGAGGTGGTTTCAGTTGCAGACAACTCCAACCTACAGCTTTTCAATCACAATGACAACAGGACTCTTGATGTGGGAGCAAATCCAATTTCATGTGGAAATATAACTTCCGTGGCCGAGGAAGCGAATATGGTGACCAAAGCAGGGGAGGCGGTTTCACTTGCAAACAACTCCAACATACATTATTTGGAGGCTTCAAGTGTCATGGCTGGTCTGAACCAATCAGGAAATGAATCCAAGCAGGTGTAA
- the LOC117614475 gene encoding geranylgeranyl transferase type-2 subunit alpha 1, protein MHGRPRKAAKPEDEAASAAQAQELRALQSQLLSNHHNKIYTDEAQQLSSKLVQKNPESYTAWNYRKLVVQHNLAQSESDPDSLKSILDQELGLVESALKQNFKSYGAWHHRKWVLSKGHSVLDRELKLLKRFQQSDPRNFHAWNYRRFVAALLNRSEEEELDYTREMIEHNFSNYSAWHNRSVLLCNLMKKKSQGFFPKEKVLNDEYEHVHDAIFTDPDDQSGWFYYLWLLDQTVKTDAPLLVASWPAHESDIILSRNRRSDDSSFSPFDSFHSDSGTIPLILDFNQAVEGVNSSTITIESSFCTKDLNWKPLLQNNSQLSQVWVTHIKFPDVKPHSSEAYQLKISVGQSQGIISASGIHYSHPTQLAFKVCLCPIETEPSTKKGGHRILWRDENFHMYQPQSQEPDEVVPIDQLIINDHEPTASNWRAETIANEIALFRELSELNCKIGKLTLARLLTAHDVILSPRTSKMAHSEEVLELYTDLIKLDLLHSQYYKDEHSLVLLQKVTSNRESLLNHCFSYKNLASSSIGNDICLRLSNLSLSRMGSIEKLLWVQMLDLSHNELRSIEGLEAMQLLSCLNLSNNKLGSLTALGPLRLLKSLEVLDISYNEIGSHTIDRTRYLCSTPLCHTEETSWNSDEIVTGGASVKDNWEAVLIFKSMSLTQLAIVGNAISGENFKSLLVKLVPTLEWLDGDKLH, encoded by the exons ATGCACGGACGACCTCGCAAAGCCGCGAAGCCAGAGGATGAAGCTGCTTCCGCCGCCCAAGCCCAAGAGCTTCGCGCTCTCCAGTCTCAGTTGCTCTCCAACCACCACAACAAGATTTACACAGACGAAGCTCAGCAATTGAGCTCCAAGCTCGTCCAGAAGAACCCCGAGTCCTACACGGCTTGGAACTACAGGAAACTCGTCGTCCAGCACAACCTCGCGCAGTCCGAGTCCGATCCTGACTCGCTCAAGTCCATTCTCGACCAAGAACTCGGACTT GTAGAAAGCGCGTTGAAACAGAATTTCAAATCCTACGGAGCTTGGCATCATCGAAAATGGGTGCTGAGCAAGGGCCATTCGGTTTTAGACCGCGAATTGAAGCTTCTCAAAAGGTTCCAGCAGTCGGATCCCCGGAATTTTCATGCTTGGAATTACCGCCG ATTTGTAGCTGCGTTATTGAATAGATCAGAGGAGGAAGAATTGGATTACACTAGGGAAATGATAGAACACAATTTCAGCAATTATTCGGCATGGCATAATCGGAG TGTACTCCTGTgtaatttgatgaagaaaaaatcCCAAGGGTTTTtcccaaaagagaaggttctGAATGATGAGTATGAGCACGTACACGATGCTATTTTTACGGATCCAGATGATCAAAGTGGTTGGTTTTATTATCTTTGGCTTCTTGATCAAACGGTGAAAACAGATGCTCCTCTTCTTGTTGCTTCGTGGCCTGCCCATGAATCTGACATCATTTTGTCGAGAAATAGGCGCTCAGATgactcttctttttctccgtTTGATAGTTTCCATTCTGATTCAGGAACAATTCCACTGATTCTTGATTTCAATCAAGCTGTTGAAGGTGTAAATTCGTCCACTATAACCATTGAATCTTCATTTTGCACAAAAGATCTTAATTGGAAACCACTTTTACAAAATAACTCCCAGCTGTCCCAAGTTTGGGTTACGCATATTAAATTTCCAGATGTAAAGCCCCATTCTTCAGAAGCTTATCAGCTGAAAATTAGTGTTGGGCAGTCTCAGGGCATCATCTCTGCTAGTGGCATTCACTATAGCCATCCTACACAGCTTGCTTTCAAAGTGTGTTTATGCCCTATTGAAACTGAACCATCTACAAAGAAGGGTGGGCACAGAATTTTGTGGAGAGATGAAAACTTTCATATGTACCAACCACAATCTCAGGAGCCAGATGAAGTAGTTCCTATTGatcaattaattattaatgaTCATGAGCCGACAGCATCAAATTGGCGTGCAGAGACTATTGCTAATGAAATAGCTCTCTTCCGAGAATTGTCAGAGCTTAACTG taaaATTGGAAAGCTTACACTAGCAAGATTATTAACAGCGCATGATGTTATATTGTCTCCGCGTACAAGCAAAATGGCCCATTCTGAAGAAGTTCTTGAACTCTATACTGACTTAATAAAGTTGGACCTGTTACATTCTCAGTATTACAAAGATGAGCACAGCTTAGTTTTGCTGCAGAAG GTAACTTCCAATAGGGAGTCTCTGTTAAACCACTGCTTTAGCTATAAAAACTTGGCTTCTTCAAGCATTGGTAATGATATATGTCTACGACTAAGCAACTTATCCTTATCACGAATGGGTTCGATTGAGAAATTACTGTGGGTCCAAATGCTAGACCTCAGCCACAATGAACTTCGTTCAATTGAAG GATTGGAGGCCATGCAGCTTCTGTCTTGCTTAAATCTGAGTAACAACAAGCTCGGTAGTTTAACTGCTCTGGGGCCGTTGAGACTGTTGAAGTCACTAGAAGTGTTGGATATCTCATACAATGAGATAGGCTCACACACAATTGACAGGACAAGGTATCTATGTTCTACGCCTCTTTGCCATACAGAAGAAACTAGTTGGAACAGTGACGAAATTGTGACTGGTGGTGCCAGTGTGAAAGATAATTGGGAAGCTGTTCTGATATTTAAAAGCATGAGCTTGACACAATTAGCCATTGTGGGAAATGCAATTTCTGGTGAAAACTTCAAGTCGCTTTTGGTCAAGTTAGTTCCTACACTTGAGTGGCTGGATGGTGATAAATTGCATTGA
- the LOC117615207 gene encoding agamous-like MADS-box protein AGL80 — translation MSRKKVKLTYISNDSARKATFKKRKKGLMKKVSELSTLCDVEACAIIYSPYDTQPEIWPSPLGVQRVLAKFKTMPEMEQSKKMVNQESFLRQRIEKAKEQLKKQRKDNREKEMTRVMFQSLTGKPLQGLSMIDLNDLGWLIDQNLKEIYNKIKNLNEEAEKKQVQLEPTGLPAHAAAADQGIMERQPWFTDMMNPQEQHMGLGAGEEMMLPFGDQNHINAIWSNNAFFP, via the coding sequence ATGTCTAGAAAGAAGGTGAAACTGACTTATATCAGTAATGACTCAGCTAGAAAAGCAACATtcaagaaaaggaagaagggTCTCATGAAGAAGGTGAGCGAACTCAGCACCCTTTGTGATGTTGAGGCATGTGCTATTATTTATAGCCCATATGATACTCAACCTGAGATTTGGCCATCCCCTCTGGGAGTGCAACGCGTTCTTGCAAAATTCAAGACCATGCCGGAGATGGAGCAGAGCAAAAAGATGGTGAATCAAGAGAGTTTTTTGCGGCAAAGGATTGAGAAAGCCAAGGAGCAGCTCAAGAAACAAAGGAAGGACAACAGGGAGAAGGAGATGACACGAGTGATGTTCCAGAGTCTCACTGGGAAGCCCCTCCAGGGTTTGAGCATGATCGATCTCAACGACCTCGGGTGGCTCATCGACCAGAACCTCAAGGAGATTTACAACAAGATTAAGAATCTGAATGAGGAGGCTGAGAAGAAACAAGTCCAACTGGAACCAACAGGATTGCCAGCGcatgcagcagcagcagatcAAGGAATAATGGAGAGGCAACCATGGTTCACAGACATGATGAACCCTCAAGAACAGCACATGGGGCTTGGTGCTGGGGAAGAGATGATGCTGCCATTTGGAGATCAAAACCACATTAATGCCATTTGGTCTAATAATGCCTTTTTCCCTTGA